From Thermomicrobiales bacterium:
TGCTGGTGTAGATGACCCAGAGCGCCGGAAAGATGAAGAACGCCGAGAGCAGAATCGCTGCCGGGGTAATGGCAACGACGTAGGGCCGTTGCTCCCCTTTGCGCTTCTTGATCGGTGGCGGCGTTTCCGCATCGGCCGGCCAGTTGATCGCAGTGGCGCTCATGGACACGGCTCCGAGATGACGTTGGGCTTGCCCATGGCCCGGGTCAGCTCGTCGGCGAACCGGCTGATTGCCTCATCGGGTGTCGTTTCGCCGGTCGCAACCAGGCCGGTGGCTGTTTGCACGACCCCGATCAGCTTGCGGAACTGCGGTTCCGGAGGCGGGACCGGCAACGACTCCGCCACATCCAGCATCTTCGCGGCCAACGGCGTCGCCAGCCAGGCAACATCGGCCCGCGCATCGTCACGCGCCGGAAGGCGGAGATCGACAACCGCATGGGCGGCCTGGCTCTCAGCGGAATTGAATGCCGCGATGAACGCCCAGGCGAGATCGGGGTTCTTCGAATTGCGGTTCAGGTACCAGGCGTCGCTCGCATCCCCGAGCGCCATGGGGCCGTCGTTTCCCGGGAAATAGGCGACGCCGATCTGCTCCGCCAACGCCGCATCTTCCTCGGTCCAGTAGCCGTACCACTTGGCGGATTCACGCAAAATGCCAAGCTCCCCGTCACCAAAGTACCCGGGAATCGTCACCAGTGGCGAGACGTCGGTCAGCACCGATTGGGGAATGACTGCCG
This genomic window contains:
- a CDS encoding extracellular solute-binding protein, whose amino-acid sequence is AVIPQSVLTDVSPLVTIPGYFGDGELGILRESAKWYGYWTEEDAALAEQIGVAYFPGNDGPMALGDASDAWYLNRNSKNPDLAWAFIAAFNSAESQAAHAVVDLRLPARDDARADVAWLATPLAAKMLDVAESLPVPPPEPQFRKLIGVVQTATGLVATGETTPDEAISRFADELTRAMGKPNVISEPCP